The DNA segment TGATACCGAACAGGATTGCATACAGGGTCGGTACAAACAGCAGTGTCAGCAGGGTGGCGAATCCCAGACCCGCCATGATGGTCAGCGACATATTGACGAAGAACACATCCTGCAATAAAGGAATCAGTCCGAGTATGGTAGTGGCGGCGGCAAGCACCACCGGGCGCAGGCGACTCACGGTGGAATCAAGTATCGCGGTATAGGCCTGTTTTCCCAGCGAGCTCTGTTGATCGATCTCGTCGATCAGGACGATGGCGTTCTTGATCAGCAGGCCGATCAGCGACAGGGCGCCCAGCAGGGACATGAAATCGAATGCGCCATTGAACGTCAGCAGACCGGCTGTTATGCCCACGGCCGCCAGGGGCACCGTCAGCCAGATCAACAGGGGTTGACGTACCTTGCCGAACAGCAGGATCGTGACCAGGATCATGAGCAGAAAGCCTACCGGTAGTGAACTCATCAATCCCCCTTGGGCATTGGCAGAATCCTCATATTCACCCCCCCATGAGAAGCTGTATCCCGGCGGTAGCGGTATCGCCTCGATTTCCGGCTTCAATTGGTTGAACAGGGGAGTGGCCAACTCCTCCACAGAGTTGCAGGAGGCAATGATGGTCTGAATGCGGTCACGGGAACGTATGAGGGTGTTCTCGAACAGGGTTGTATAACCGCTGACCACCTGGGCGGCAGGGACAGACTGGTTCAGGGCCGGACTCCAGATGCTGATGTCCTGCAGATTACCGGGATCCTTGCGCTCCACTTCGGGGGCGCGCATCAATATCGGCAGGATACGTATGCCGTCGCGATAACGGCCCACCGGGGTGCCGTCATAGGCATACTGCAGCGCGGTTGCCAGGTGTTCCCGGGTGATGCCCAATTGCCTGCCCACCTGTTCATTGAAGATGGGTCGAATCAACTTTACCGGTTGTCGCCAGTCGTCCCGCACGTCCTTCGATCTGGGATCGGCATGCATGAGGGCCTGGGCATGCTGCGACAGCTTCCGCAGGACTGCGGGATCGGGTCCATGGAAACGTGCCTCGATCTTACTGTCCCTGCCGGGGCCGATACGCATCGACTTGATAATCGGGTCGGTCCAGGGGAGTTGCTCCCGCATATAGCCCTCGACCTTGTGCCAGATCTCCGGGATGCGTTCCAGGGTATCGGTCTTGACGATGATCTGGGCATAGGCGGGCGATGTCTCCCGTGGATCGTAAACCAGGGTGAATCGCTGATGGGGTCCGCCGATGGCGGTGCTCGTCTGCACCACCCCTTCCTGTTCCCGGATAAAGGCCTCCACATTGAGGGTGTCTTCCCGGGTCTTCCTGATATCTGTTCCCTCGATCTCCCAGATATCGACAAAAAAGAGGGGCGTGTTGGACTCTGGAAAAAAGGCCTGTTTGACACTGCCGAAACCGATCACGGCCAGGATGAATAATGAGATCACTATAGCGACAGTAATCCAGCGCAGCCGGATGGCCCGATCCACAATGCTGCGGAAAAGGGTGAAGATTGCACCTCCGTAGGGGTCCTTGGGACTGTCACCACCGGGTTGCCCCGGCTTTATCAGTAGGGCGCAAAGCAGGGGGGTGGTTGTGATGGCGGTAATCCAGGATAGCAGCAGGGAGTAGAGAATCACCCAAAAGAGTGAATTGGTGAACTCGCCGGTACTGTCCGGTGAAAGGCCGATGGCGGAGAAGGCCAGGATGCCGATCACGGTGCCGCCCAGTAGCGCCCAGATGGTCTTGCCAACCGTCTCCCGCGCCGCATCCACCGCCTGCATACCGGCCTGGAGACGCACCAGCATACCCTCGGCCACTACAATCGCGTTGTCCACCAGCATACCGAGGGCAATCACCAACGCACCCAATGAGATACGTTGCAGCTCAATGCCTTCCAGATGCATGATGAAGAGGGTGCCCGCCACGGTGATCAACAGCACCGCGCCGATGATAAAGCCCACCCGCAGACCCATGAACAGCAACAGCACAATAATAACGATAACCACCGCCTGGCCGACACTGACGATGAAGCCACTGACCGATTTATCCACCTCGGCGGGCTGGTTGTAGATCTCGATCAAATCCATGCCGAGGGGAATCGTGGGGATCAGTTCCATCACCCGTTGCCGCAGACTCTCCCCCACCGCGACCACATTCTCACCGGCCTGCATGGAGATACCCAGGGTCAACGCCGGTTTGCCGTTGACATAGTACATCTGGCTGGGGACCTCCTCATAGGCGCGGGTTATCTCGGCGATATCCTTGAGGTAGACCAGTTTCTTTTCATCGGAACCGATCAGCACATCGCCGATCGCCTTGACCGAATTGAACTCCCCGGTGGGTTCGATGCGCAGATACTCATTGCCGACACTGGCGTTACCCGCGGTGACCACCACATTCTGTGATTCCAGGATCTGTGAGATCTGGCTCGGTGATATCCCCAGTTCACCCAGCTGTGCACGGGAGATGTCCACATAGACCACCTCTTTCTGCGTCCCGCCGATGGAGATCTTGCGGATGCCGGGTACCAGTACCAGTTGGCGCTTGAATGCATCGGCGAAATCCCACAGATCACGCCAGCTGTAACCCTCACCCGTAAGCGCCAGATAGACACCGAAGACATCGCCGAAATCATCGATCACGATCGGGCTCTGCGCGCCAGGGGGCAGTTTGCCTTGCATGTCGGCGATCTTGCGCCGCAACTCATCGAAGATGTTGGGGAAGTCGTCGGCACGGTATTTGTCTTTGAATTCGATCTGAATATCCGATACACCAGGTCTGGAGATCGACATCTTGATCCGTTTCACCTGCTGCATGCGTTGGATGGCATCCTCCACATGGTAGGTGACTTCATCCTGAACCTGCTTGGCGGATGCCCCGGGATAGTAGGTGATGATCTTGGCCATCTTGATGGTGAAGGCGGGGTCTTCCAGTTTGCCGATTCGATCGAATGCCCAGAAGCCGCCACCAAGCATGATGATCACCAACAACCAGGAGATCACTGGTGTACGTACCGAATATTCACCGATGTTCATCCCGCGCCCCTCATCGCTGCTGTGTTCTGCTCAGTTATCACTGATTATTCAGCTCCTGTGTGCGGGGTTCCGCCTGTTCCCGATCAGGCAGCAATCTGACTTGCATATCCTCAAGCAGAAAGGGGGTGCCGGCAGTGACGATCCGCTCACCCGGATCGAGACCTTCCAGGATCTCAACCCGGCTTCCCAGGAGCCGGCCGATTTTCACCTTGCGGGATTTGACGGTCATGCTCTGTTCATCGATAACCCAGGCCCTGGACTCGAGATTGCTGTCGCCCACGACCGCCGTTGCCGGGACCAGGTGACGCTGACCATTGTTGAGAAAGCCGCTCAGGTCGACAACCGCTGTGGCAGTCATCCCCGGCAATATGGTGACGTCGTCCACCTGCTGCATGGTATAGGTCACCTGGAAGGTCTGGGTTTTGGCATCGGCTTTGGTGCTGACTTCGCGAAAGGTGAGGGGGTAGCTCTTACCCGGTAGATCGGAGAAGCGTACCTTTACAGGTATCTGCCTGCGTCTCGATTCCGGTGACTCCCTGTCAGGCTGGAGCTCGCGAAGCTGACTCTCCGGTACATCGAATTTAACCTCCAGCGTGGTGATATCCTGCAGATCCAGGATCACCTGCTTGGCTTGTACCTCTTCGAAGTTTTCAATATGGCGCTTGGCAATGACACCCTTGAACGGGGCGGTCAGCTTGGTGTAATTGAGCTCTTGCTGGGCGGATTCCAAGGCGGATCTGGCACCCTTGAATTCAGCTTCAAGGCGATCGTAATCCATCTTTGAGATGTGCCCCTTTTTCACCAGCTCCTGGGCCCGGGCATAGTCCTTTTTTGTCTTGTCGAAATTCGCCTTGCGATTGTTATAGGCGATCTTATAGTCGGTGATATCCAAGGTGGCGATCAGTTGACCCTTCTCCACATGATCGCCCTCTTTCACGGACAGCTGTTCAACCTTGCCAGCAACCCTGAATGCAAGGTCCGCCTTTCTGCCGGCATCGATTCGTGCGGGGAATGAACGGATAGCGGAGGCGTCAGCTTGCTCAACGATAAAGCTCTTTACAGGGCGCACCGCCTCCTTACTGTCGGGTGGCGATGGTTTGTCGCAACCAAATAATGTGGCAGCAATCAGGATGATACCTGCACAACGAAATCCACAACCATGCATGTCGAAACCCCCCCATGCTTCTGCCGAACGGATAGTAATTATTTAGGCTGGTAGGTGGATAAGTATAACTGCCTTCACGAGTTTAATTACAACATAGTGAAAGGGGAGAACAATCCTAAAATGCAGTGTGTTATTACTCCTTATTGT comes from the Candidatus Thiodiazotropha sp. CDECU1 genome and includes:
- a CDS encoding efflux RND transporter permease subunit, whose protein sequence is MNIGEYSVRTPVISWLLVIIMLGGGFWAFDRIGKLEDPAFTIKMAKIITYYPGASAKQVQDEVTYHVEDAIQRMQQVKRIKMSISRPGVSDIQIEFKDKYRADDFPNIFDELRRKIADMQGKLPPGAQSPIVIDDFGDVFGVYLALTGEGYSWRDLWDFADAFKRQLVLVPGIRKISIGGTQKEVVYVDISRAQLGELGISPSQISQILESQNVVVTAGNASVGNEYLRIEPTGEFNSVKAIGDVLIGSDEKKLVYLKDIAEITRAYEEVPSQMYYVNGKPALTLGISMQAGENVVAVGESLRQRVMELIPTIPLGMDLIEIYNQPAEVDKSVSGFIVSVGQAVVIVIIVLLLFMGLRVGFIIGAVLLITVAGTLFIMHLEGIELQRISLGALVIALGMLVDNAIVVAEGMLVRLQAGMQAVDAARETVGKTIWALLGGTVIGILAFSAIGLSPDSTGEFTNSLFWVILYSLLLSWITAITTTPLLCALLIKPGQPGGDSPKDPYGGAIFTLFRSIVDRAIRLRWITVAIVISLFILAVIGFGSVKQAFFPESNTPLFFVDIWEIEGTDIRKTREDTLNVEAFIREQEGVVQTSTAIGGPHQRFTLVYDPRETSPAYAQIIVKTDTLERIPEIWHKVEGYMREQLPWTDPIIKSMRIGPGRDSKIEARFHGPDPAVLRKLSQHAQALMHADPRSKDVRDDWRQPVKLIRPIFNEQVGRQLGITREHLATALQYAYDGTPVGRYRDGIRILPILMRAPEVERKDPGNLQDISIWSPALNQSVPAAQVVSGYTTLFENTLIRSRDRIQTIIASCNSVEELATPLFNQLKPEIEAIPLPPGYSFSWGGEYEDSANAQGGLMSSLPVGFLLMILVTILLFGKVRQPLLIWLTVPLAAVGITAGLLTFNGAFDFMSLLGALSLIGLLIKNAIVLIDEIDQQSSLGKQAYTAILDSTVSRLRPVVLAAATTILGLIPLLQDVFFVNMSLTIMAGLGFATLLTLLFVPTLYAILFGIKPPAV
- a CDS encoding efflux RND transporter periplasmic adaptor subunit, producing MHGCGFRCAGIILIAATLFGCDKPSPPDSKEAVRPVKSFIVEQADASAIRSFPARIDAGRKADLAFRVAGKVEQLSVKEGDHVEKGQLIATLDITDYKIAYNNRKANFDKTKKDYARAQELVKKGHISKMDYDRLEAEFKGARSALESAQQELNYTKLTAPFKGVIAKRHIENFEEVQAKQVILDLQDITTLEVKFDVPESQLRELQPDRESPESRRRQIPVKVRFSDLPGKSYPLTFREVSTKADAKTQTFQVTYTMQQVDDVTILPGMTATAVVDLSGFLNNGQRHLVPATAVVGDSNLESRAWVIDEQSMTVKSRKVKIGRLLGSRVEILEGLDPGERIVTAGTPFLLEDMQVRLLPDREQAEPRTQELNNQ